The following are encoded in a window of Falco peregrinus isolate bFalPer1 unplaced genomic scaffold, bFalPer1.pri scaffold_51, whole genome shotgun sequence genomic DNA:
- the LOC129783542 gene encoding tubulin alpha-3 chain-like, producing MGNSCWELYCLEHGIEPDGFFPSEFPGQADSSFGTFFSETGSGKYVPRAIFVDLESTVIDEIRTGIYRTLFHPEQLISGKEDAANNYARGRYTVGKEIIDSVVDRARKMTEQCSGLQGFLVSHSFGGGTGSGFTSLLMERLSVEYSKKSKLEFSVYPAPQVSTAVVEPYNSILTTHTTLEHSDCSFMVDNEAIYDICNRNLDIERPTYTNLNRLIGQIVSSVTASLRFNGALNVDLTEFQTNLVPYPRIHFPLTTYAPIISAEKAYHEQLSVPEITNACFEFSNQMVKCDPRRGKYMACCLLYRGDVVPKDVNAAIAAIKTRRSIQFVDWCPTGFKVGINYQPPTVVPGGDLAKVQRAVCMLSNTTAIAEAWARLDHKFDLMYAKRAFVHWYVGEGMEEGEFSEAREDLAALEKDYEEVGRDSADGEDEADEDEY from the exons ATGGGCAATTCCTGTTGGGAATTATATTGCCTGGAGCACGGGATTGAGCCAGATGGATTCTTCCCCAGTGAATTCCCAGGGCAAGCAGACTCTTCCTTTGGGACCTTCTTCAGTGAGACAGGATCAGGGAAGTATGTACCCAGGGCAATATTTGTTGACCTAGAGTCTACTGTCATTG ATGAGATCAGGACTGGGATCTACCGCACGCTCTTCCACCCAGAGCAGCTCATCAGTGGCAAAGAAGATGCTGCCAACAACTATGCTCGGGGCCGCTACACCGTTGGGAAGGAGATCATTGACTCTGTTGTTGACAGAGCTCGTAAAATG ACTGAGCAGTGCAGTGGCCTCCAAGGATTCCTGGTCTCCCATAGCTTTGGGGGAGGCACAGGCTCTGGGTTCACCTCCCTTCTCATGGAACGGCTCTCTGTGGAGTACAGCAAGAAGTCCAAGCTGGAGTTCTCTGTGTACCCAGCCCCACAGGTCTCCACAGCAGTGGTGGAGCCCTACAACTCTATCCTCACCACCCACACTACCCTGGAGCACTCGGACTGCTCCTTCATGGTGGACAACGAAGCCATCTATGACATCTGCAACCGCAACCTGGACATTGAGCGTCCCACCTACACCAACCTCAACAGGCTGATTGGGCAGATAGTCTCGTCAGTCACTGCCTCCTTGAGATTCAATGGTGCTCTGAATGTTGACCTGACTGAGTTTCAGACCAACCTGGTGCCCTACCCACGGATACACTTCCCGCTCACAACCTATGCACCCATCATCTCTGCGGAGAAAGCCTACCATGAGCAGCTGTCTGTGCCGGAGATCACCAATGCTTGCTTTGAGTTCTCCAACCAGATGGTGAAGTGTGACCCACGCCGTGGCAAGTACATGGCATGCTGCCTGCTGTACCGAGGTGACGTGGTGCCCAAGGATGTGAATGCAGCCATTGCAGCCATTAAAACACGCCGGTCGATCCAGTTTGTGGACTGGTGCCCCACAGGCTTCAAGGTGGGTATCAACTACCAGCCTCCCACGGTGGTGCCTGGGGGAGACCTGGCCAAGGTGCAGCGGGCTGTGTGCATGCTGAGCAACACCACGGCCATTGCGGAGGCATGGGCCCGTCTGGACCACAAGTTTGACCTGATGTATGCCAAGCGAGCCTTTGTGCACTGGTATGTGGGGGAGGGCATGGAGGAGGGGGAGTTTTCAGAGGCCAGAGAGGACCTGGCTGCCCTGGAGAAGGATTATGAGGAGGTTGGCAGGGACTCTGCAGATGGAGAAGATGAGGCTGATGAGGATGAGTATTAA
- the LOC129783523 gene encoding urocortin-3-like, producing MAHTRLLLLLALLCAAETGQALHLYSAASIFSCLNAALAEAQKSRPEENTILDKRSFDLPSPEEVSDEEVGEDAVDEEMGKRTFPGEGHYKYVSQAQVKGKTYQNRAKSDRRTKVTLSLDVPTNIMNVLFNIAKAKNLRAKAAANAHLMAQIGWRK from the coding sequence ATGGCCcacaccaggctgctgctcctccttgccCTCCTCTGTGCTGCCGAGACTGGCCAAGCTCTCCACCTCTACAGCGCCGCCTCTATCTTCAGCTGCCTTAATGCGGCCCTTGCTGAAGCCCAGAAGAGCCGcccagaagaaaacaccatCTTGGACAAGCGCAGTTTCGACTTGCCATCGCCAGAGGAGGTGTCAGAtgaggaggtgggggaggaTGCGGTGGAtgaagagatggggaaaaggacGTTCCCAGGTGAAGGCCATTACAAATATGTCTCCCAGGCACAGGTAAAGGGGAAGACGTACCAAAACCGGGCCAAGAGCGACCGCCGCACCAAGGTCACCCTCTCCCTCGACGTCCCCACCAACATCATGAACGTTCTCTTCAACATCGCCAAAGCCAAGAACCTGCGGGCAAAGGCCGCCGCCAATGCTCACCTCATGGCCCAAATCGGGTGGCGGAAGTGA